A section of the Virgibacillus sp. NKC19-3 genome encodes:
- a CDS encoding M42 family metallopeptidase yields MVKSDETLTMLKDLTDARGIPGNEKEARDAMERYIKPYADEIFTDNLGSLIAKKTGTKNGPKIMIAGHLDEIGFMVTRIDDNGFVYFQTVGGWWNQVMLAQRVTIMGKNGDVTGVIGSKPPHVLSAEERKKPVDIKEMFIDIGASSKEEAAEFGVIPGNAVVPYFEFTPLKNEKMLLAKAWDNRIGIAIAIEVLKQLKDVDHPNIVYGVGTIQEEVGLRGAKTSAHAIEPDIGFGVDVGIAGDTPGISDKDAASKLGKGPQIILYDASMISHKGVREFIVNTADEHEIPYQYATMAGGGTDSGSIHLTANGVPSLSITIATRYIHTHAAILHRDDFENAVKLIVEAIKKLDKDTVKDIVLS; encoded by the coding sequence ATGGTAAAATCAGATGAGACACTAACCATGTTAAAAGATTTAACAGATGCAAGGGGTATTCCAGGAAACGAAAAAGAAGCTAGAGATGCGATGGAACGTTATATTAAGCCTTATGCGGATGAAATATTCACAGATAATCTGGGAAGCTTAATTGCTAAAAAGACAGGCACTAAGAATGGCCCCAAAATTATGATTGCAGGACACTTGGATGAAATTGGTTTTATGGTAACCCGGATTGATGATAATGGATTTGTTTATTTCCAGACAGTTGGAGGCTGGTGGAATCAGGTGATGCTAGCACAGCGTGTAACCATTATGGGGAAAAATGGAGATGTGACAGGGGTCATTGGTTCAAAACCACCACATGTCCTTTCTGCAGAGGAACGAAAAAAGCCGGTTGATATAAAAGAAATGTTTATCGATATTGGAGCATCAAGCAAAGAAGAAGCAGCGGAATTTGGTGTAATACCGGGTAACGCCGTTGTTCCTTATTTTGAGTTTACACCATTAAAAAACGAGAAAATGTTGTTGGCAAAAGCTTGGGATAATCGAATCGGAATCGCTATTGCTATTGAGGTATTAAAACAGCTGAAAGACGTAGATCATCCCAATATTGTTTATGGTGTAGGAACGATTCAAGAAGAAGTTGGACTGCGTGGTGCCAAAACTTCTGCACATGCCATTGAGCCGGATATCGGATTTGGTGTGGATGTAGGTATCGCTGGTGATACACCTGGTATCTCTGATAAGGATGCAGCTAGTAAATTAGGAAAAGGTCCGCAAATTATTTTATATGATGCATCTATGATTTCACATAAAGGGGTGCGTGAGTTCATTGTAAATACAGCGGATGAGCATGAGATACCATATCAGTACGCCACAATGGCAGGCGGTGGAACAGACTCTGGCTCCATCCATCTGACAGCAAACGGTGTACCGTCCTTATCCATCACGATTGCCACACGTTATATTCACACACATGCCGCTATTTTACATCGTGATGACTTTGAAAACGCAGTTAAATTAATTGTAGAAGCGATTAAGAAATTAGACAAAGACACCGTAAAAGATATTGTGTTATCTTAA
- a CDS encoding DUF1294 domain-containing protein — MNELNTIIIYILGVNAITFFLMGRDKTRSKKQQYRIPERTFWILSVCGGSLGCYSGMKVFRHKTKHRSFVIGMPFLIIFQLIGIAYIFVSVS, encoded by the coding sequence ATGAACGAATTAAACACAATCATCATTTATATATTGGGTGTAAATGCAATTACTTTTTTCTTGATGGGGAGGGATAAAACTAGAAGCAAAAAGCAGCAGTACCGCATACCTGAACGTACATTTTGGATATTATCGGTATGCGGTGGCTCACTAGGATGCTATAGTGGAATGAAGGTGTTCCGGCATAAAACCAAACATCGATCCTTTGTCATCGGCATGCCTTTCTTAATCATCTTCCAACTTATAGGAATTGCCTACATATTCGTTTCCGTGTCATAA
- the rpmI gene encoding 50S ribosomal protein L35, with the protein MSKMKTHKGSQKRFRKTGTGKLKRSHAYTSHMFAHKSQKQKRKLRKSAIVSAGDYRRIKTMMPYK; encoded by the coding sequence ATGTCTAAAATGAAAACACACAAAGGGTCTCAAAAACGTTTTCGAAAAACAGGTACTGGTAAACTTAAACGGTCACATGCTTACACAAGCCATATGTTTGCACATAAATCACAAAAGCAAAAGCGCAAATTACGCAAGAGTGCTATTGTATCGGCAGGAGACTATCGACGTATTAAAACAATGATGCCTTATAAATAA
- the rplT gene encoding 50S ribosomal protein L20, whose translation MARVKGGTVTRLRRKRVLKLAKGYYGSKRALFKTAKQQVMKSGMYAYRDRRQKKRDFRKLWITRINAAARMNDLSYSKLMHGLKVAGVDINRKMLSDLAINDEQAFNQLATKAKEALK comes from the coding sequence ATGGCACGTGTAAAAGGTGGAACAGTAACGCGTCTACGTCGTAAACGCGTCTTAAAACTAGCAAAAGGTTATTATGGCTCAAAAAGAGCATTATTTAAAACAGCGAAACAACAAGTGATGAAATCAGGTATGTATGCATATCGTGACCGCAGACAGAAAAAACGGGACTTTCGTAAATTATGGATTACTCGTATTAATGCTGCAGCTCGCATGAATGATCTATCCTATAGCAAATTAATGCATGGATTAAAAGTAGCAGGCGTCGACATTAACCGTAAAATGTTGTCAGATCTCGCTATCAATGATGAACAAGCATTTAATCAACTAGCAACCAAAGCAAAAGAGGCTCTTAAATAA
- a CDS encoding TVP38/TMEM64 family protein: protein MEVFGNYLMAFIETGGLFAPILFISFHLLRPLFFLPVVFICISGGILFGAVAGTIYSIIGITLSSVVFYFIIRWMPKSFHKLVDVKKKMIGKNAELTTSQITLLRLVPFIHFHLLSLCLIEISASFKDYTKSSLLSNIPLALVYTSVGGWISNLTPLHIFVFLTALLPFLYLLRRKEIIIKWQEFFQVST, encoded by the coding sequence ATGGAGGTTTTTGGGAATTACTTGATGGCCTTCATCGAGACTGGTGGACTGTTTGCCCCAATTCTTTTCATTAGTTTCCATCTACTACGGCCATTGTTCTTTCTCCCTGTTGTTTTCATATGTATTTCAGGTGGTATATTGTTCGGGGCGGTTGCAGGAACCATTTATTCCATTATCGGTATTACCTTGTCTAGTGTTGTTTTTTATTTTATTATAAGATGGATGCCGAAATCATTTCATAAATTAGTGGATGTAAAAAAGAAAATGATAGGTAAAAATGCGGAGTTAACAACATCACAAATTACACTCCTACGGCTTGTACCATTTATTCATTTTCACCTTTTATCACTCTGTCTCATTGAAATTTCTGCAAGTTTTAAAGATTATACGAAATCATCTTTATTATCTAATATCCCTTTAGCATTAGTATATACTTCCGTTGGCGGTTGGATATCTAATTTAACCCCACTTCACATCTTCGTATTTTTAACCGCATTATTACCATTTCTTTATCTATTAAGAAGAAAGGAGATTATTATTAAGTGGCAGGAATTCTTCCAGGTAAGTACGTAG
- a CDS encoding dUTP diphosphatase — MDWKALYSMQEQLDNYIEEKHDLRKRDVFQEKCLALLVELGELANETRCFKFWSEKPRNEKSIILEEYVDGTHFILSLGIEKGYQYDGRELGITVRNETEQFNHVFEACTIFKQDPTEENYVRLFESYIQLGGLLGFTEADIQDAYLKKNEVNYARQDQGY, encoded by the coding sequence ATGGATTGGAAGGCACTATATTCCATGCAAGAACAATTGGACAATTATATTGAGGAAAAACATGACTTACGAAAAAGGGATGTTTTTCAGGAGAAATGTCTCGCACTACTCGTAGAGCTTGGTGAACTTGCCAATGAAACAAGATGTTTTAAATTTTGGAGTGAAAAACCAAGGAATGAAAAAAGCATTATATTGGAAGAATATGTTGATGGAACTCATTTTATTTTATCATTAGGAATCGAAAAAGGGTATCAATATGATGGTAGAGAATTAGGCATAACGGTACGAAACGAAACCGAACAATTTAACCATGTATTTGAAGCCTGTACCATTTTTAAGCAAGATCCAACAGAAGAAAATTATGTACGTCTATTTGAAAGCTATATACAGCTTGGCGGATTACTAGGATTTACAGAAGCTGATATTCAGGATGCCTACTTAAAGAAAAATGAAGTGAACTATGCACGGCAAGATCAAGGATACTAA
- a CDS encoding sigma-w pathway protein ysdB → MIVILFRVLILIALGLLVYTVIQYIRNPQRRLRIAKESNTFYFVDELEDSKKNLQFTYKGCLFEGEKYLGTTEEAFEVVNVHVTVRDPLELRGLTREDLYFLEREILIRYPYAKIEWKHPINQLLLTNMN, encoded by the coding sequence ATGATCGTTATTTTATTTCGGGTATTAATACTTATAGCACTTGGTCTCCTCGTCTATACAGTGATTCAATATATACGCAATCCCCAAAGAAGATTGCGTATTGCCAAAGAGTCCAATACATTTTACTTTGTAGACGAACTGGAAGATAGTAAAAAAAACCTTCAATTTACGTACAAAGGATGTTTATTTGAAGGGGAAAAATACCTTGGTACCACCGAGGAAGCATTTGAAGTTGTAAATGTACATGTTACTGTCCGTGACCCACTGGAATTACGGGGATTAACGCGGGAGGATTTATATTTTTTGGAGCGTGAAATACTGATACGCTACCCCTACGCCAAAATTGAATGGAAACACCCCATTAATCAGCTATTGTTAACCAATATGAATTAG
- a CDS encoding ABC transporter ATP-binding protein: MLNVNTLSKTYGKKSILKNISFAAKEGEIIGLVGENGAGKSTLLHIIATLQKPTNGSLCLYDMPYHKHKKDIRKQIGFVPQDIAIWDEFTVEENMVFFEKLSWKKKAKNELNQICLDMKLNKWKEPVKALSGGMKRKLNLAISLIHDPTLLLLDEPTVGIDLKSRKEIGAYLNKLALEKGTLIIYTSHDMDEIISLCDRVICIGEDPFYEEILKEAGKEIISS; the protein is encoded by the coding sequence ATGCTTAATGTGAATACTTTATCTAAAACATACGGAAAAAAATCGATTTTAAAAAATATATCTTTCGCAGCAAAGGAGGGTGAAATTATTGGACTGGTGGGTGAGAATGGTGCAGGAAAATCAACCCTACTCCATATTATTGCAACATTGCAAAAGCCTACAAACGGATCTCTTTGCTTATATGACATGCCTTATCATAAACATAAAAAGGATATCCGAAAACAAATTGGCTTTGTTCCACAGGATATTGCCATTTGGGATGAGTTTACCGTAGAAGAAAATATGGTTTTTTTCGAAAAACTTTCCTGGAAAAAGAAAGCTAAAAATGAGCTAAACCAAATTTGTCTGGATATGAAGCTTAATAAATGGAAAGAGCCTGTTAAAGCATTATCTGGTGGGATGAAACGAAAATTAAATCTAGCAATCAGCCTCATCCACGACCCTACCCTCTTATTATTGGATGAACCTACTGTTGGTATTGACTTGAAATCACGCAAAGAAATTGGAGCCTATTTAAACAAACTGGCGCTCGAAAAAGGGACATTAATCATTTATACAAGTCATGATATGGACGAGATTATCAGCTTATGTGATCGTGTCATATGTATAGGTGAAGACCCTTTTTATGAAGAGATTCTTAAAGAAGCCGGCAAAGAAATAATTTCGTCGTAA
- the infC gene encoding translation initiation factor IF-3 — translation MNVNEKIRAKEVRLIDSNGDQLGVKSRNEALDIAQTRNLDLVLVAPNAKPPVCRIMDFGKYRFEQQKKEKEARKKQKVINVKEVRFTPGIGDHDFETKLKNARKFLQKGDKVKAAVRFRGRAITHKDLGREVLDRFADEVKDIATIESKPKMEGRNMFMMVAPAKEK, via the coding sequence ATGAATGTCAATGAAAAGATTCGTGCTAAAGAAGTACGTCTTATCGACTCAAATGGGGATCAACTTGGAGTGAAATCACGTAATGAAGCGTTGGATATTGCACAAACCAGAAATCTGGATTTAGTATTGGTTGCTCCAAATGCAAAACCACCAGTTTGTCGTATCATGGACTTCGGGAAATATCGTTTTGAACAGCAAAAGAAAGAAAAAGAAGCGCGCAAAAAACAAAAAGTAATTAACGTAAAAGAAGTACGTTTTACGCCAGGAATCGGCGACCACGATTTTGAAACAAAATTAAAAAACGCTAGAAAATTCCTTCAAAAAGGGGATAAAGTTAAAGCAGCCGTTCGTTTCCGTGGACGTGCGATCACACACAAGGACCTTGGACGGGAGGTTTTGGATCGTTTTGCTGATGAGGTTAAAGATATAGCAACGATTGAATCTAAACCCAAAATGGAAGGTCGCAATATGTTTATGATGGTCGCTCCGGCAAAAGAGAAATAA